In one Cronobacter dublinensis subsp. dublinensis LMG 23823 genomic region, the following are encoded:
- a CDS encoding YjaG family protein, which produces MLQNPIHLRLEKLESWQHETFMASLCERMYPNYAMFCQQTGFGDAQLYRRILDLVWETLTVKDAKVNFDNQLEKLEEAIPVAEDYDLYGVYPAIDACVALSELIHSRLSGETLEHAIEVSETSITTVAMLEMTQAGREMTDDELKANPAVEQEWDIQWEIFRLLAACEERDIELIKGLRADLREDGTSNIGINLQQ; this is translated from the coding sequence ATGTTACAAAACCCTATTCATCTGCGGCTGGAAAAGCTGGAATCCTGGCAGCACGAGACCTTTATGGCCTCGCTGTGCGAGCGGATGTATCCGAACTACGCCATGTTCTGCCAGCAGACCGGCTTCGGCGATGCGCAGCTCTACCGCCGCATTCTCGATCTCGTCTGGGAAACGCTGACGGTCAAAGACGCCAAAGTGAATTTCGACAACCAGCTCGAAAAGCTCGAAGAGGCGATTCCGGTGGCGGAGGATTACGATCTGTACGGCGTTTATCCGGCCATCGACGCCTGCGTGGCGCTGAGCGAGCTTATCCACTCGCGCCTGAGCGGCGAGACGCTGGAGCACGCGATTGAAGTCAGCGAGACGTCCATTACGACCGTGGCGATGCTGGAGATGACCCAGGCGGGCCGCGAAATGACCGATGATGAGCTGAAAGCGAACCCGGCCGTCGAGCAGGAATGGGATATCCAGTGGGAAATTTTCCGTCTGCTGGCCGCCTGCGAAGAACGCGATATTGAGCTGATAAAAGGCTTACGCGCAGACCTGCGCGAGGATGGAACCAGTAATATCGGTATAAATTTGCAGCAATGA
- the hupA gene encoding nucleoid-associated protein HU-alpha, which produces MNKTQLIDVIADKADLSKAQAKAALESTLAAITESLKEGDAVQLVGFGTFKVNHRAERTGRNPQTGKEIKIAAANVPAFVSGKALKDAVK; this is translated from the coding sequence ATGAACAAGACTCAACTGATTGATGTAATTGCAGACAAGGCTGACCTGTCTAAAGCGCAAGCGAAAGCTGCTCTGGAATCCACTCTGGCTGCGATTACTGAGTCTCTGAAAGAAGGCGATGCTGTACAGCTGGTTGGTTTCGGTACCTTCAAAGTGAACCACCGCGCTGAGCGTACTGGCCGCAACCCGCAGACCGGTAAAGAAATCAAAATCGCTGCAGCTAACGTGCCGGCTTTCGTTTCTGGCAAAGCACTGAAAGACGCTGTTAAATAA
- a CDS encoding DUF1481 domain-containing protein, with the protein MAVKGFNEGAKSPLLFSWRLLALTGALLLSACRSTPDIPPFTASGYLADDGVVRLWRKDNNDGSVHLLAAFSPWSGDNTSVSDYRWQNDTLASVDYRLQSKQPEQVKVRFDDRGGLSFMQREVNGQKQQLSSDQIALWQYRATQMRNTSDALRAGRVVLRQGRWNPDGTITTCEGQIVQPEFDRRAQERLSERQRHAKARVSAAWLEAPEGTQLLLVANEDFCAWQPQPDTF; encoded by the coding sequence GTGGCAGTGAAAGGTTTTAACGAAGGGGCGAAATCGCCCCTTTTGTTTAGCTGGCGTTTGCTGGCGCTGACAGGCGCGCTGCTTCTTTCCGCCTGTCGTTCCACCCCGGACATTCCCCCCTTTACCGCCAGCGGCTATCTTGCCGATGACGGTGTCGTGCGCCTGTGGCGTAAAGACAATAACGACGGCTCCGTACATCTGCTGGCAGCATTCAGCCCGTGGTCTGGCGATAACACCTCCGTCAGTGATTACCGCTGGCAAAACGACACGCTCGCGTCGGTGGATTACCGCCTTCAGAGCAAACAGCCGGAACAGGTGAAGGTGCGCTTTGACGATCGCGGCGGGCTGAGCTTTATGCAGCGCGAAGTGAACGGCCAGAAGCAGCAGCTGTCGAGCGATCAGATTGCCCTGTGGCAATACCGCGCCACCCAGATGCGCAATACCAGCGATGCGCTGCGCGCAGGGCGCGTGGTGCTGCGCCAGGGGCGCTGGAACCCTGACGGCACCATAACGACCTGTGAAGGGCAGATTGTGCAGCCTGAGTTCGACAGAAGAGCGCAGGAGCGTCTCTCGGAGCGCCAGCGTCACGCGAAGGCGCGCGTCAGCGCCGCCTGGCTGGAGGCGCCAGAAGGTACCCAGCTGTTGCTGGTGGCGAACGAAGACTTTTGCGCCTGGCAGCCGCAGCCCGACACTTTCTGA
- the purD gene encoding phosphoribosylamine--glycine ligase: MKVLVIGNGGREHALAWKAVQSPRVETVYVAPGNAGTALEPALQNVAISPTDIPALLRFAQSENIDLTIVGPEAPLVIGVVDAFRAAGLKIFGPTKGAAQLEGSKAFTKDFLARHRIPTAEYQNFTETEPALAYIREKGAPIVIKADGLAAGKGVIVAMTLEEAEAAVHDMLAGNAFGDAGHRIVVEEFLDGEEASFIVMVDGEHVEPMATSQDHKRVGDGDTGLNTGGMGAYSPAPVVTDDVFQRTMERIIWPTVRGMAAEGNTYTGFLYAGLMIDKQGNPKVIEFNCRFGDPETQPIMMRLQSDLVELCLAACDGKLDTVKSQWDPRPSLGVVMAAGGYPGDYRTGDVIHGLPIEEVADGDGKVFHAGTTLRDDERVVTSGGRVLCVTALGDTVAQAQARAYRLAEDIHWDGCFCRKDIGYRAIAREQAK; encoded by the coding sequence ATGAAAGTATTAGTCATTGGCAACGGCGGGCGCGAACACGCGCTGGCCTGGAAAGCCGTCCAGTCGCCGCGGGTTGAAACCGTCTATGTCGCGCCAGGCAATGCTGGTACCGCGCTGGAGCCCGCGCTGCAAAACGTCGCTATCAGCCCGACCGATATTCCGGCGCTGCTGCGTTTTGCGCAGAGTGAAAATATCGATCTGACGATTGTCGGACCGGAAGCGCCGCTGGTTATTGGCGTGGTGGACGCGTTTCGCGCCGCCGGTCTGAAAATCTTCGGGCCGACCAAAGGCGCCGCGCAGCTGGAAGGCTCCAAAGCGTTTACCAAAGATTTCCTGGCGCGCCATCGCATTCCGACGGCGGAATACCAGAACTTTACCGAGACCGAACCCGCGCTGGCGTATATCCGTGAAAAAGGCGCGCCGATTGTTATCAAAGCCGACGGTCTGGCGGCGGGTAAAGGCGTTATCGTCGCGATGACGCTGGAAGAAGCCGAAGCGGCCGTCCACGATATGCTGGCGGGCAATGCGTTTGGCGATGCGGGTCACCGCATCGTGGTTGAAGAGTTTCTGGATGGCGAAGAGGCCAGTTTTATCGTGATGGTGGACGGCGAGCATGTCGAACCGATGGCCACCAGCCAGGATCACAAGCGCGTCGGCGACGGCGACACCGGCCTCAATACCGGCGGCATGGGCGCTTACTCCCCGGCGCCGGTGGTCACCGACGACGTTTTCCAGCGCACCATGGAGCGCATCATATGGCCGACCGTGCGTGGCATGGCGGCCGAAGGCAATACTTATACCGGCTTCCTCTATGCGGGTCTGATGATAGACAAACAGGGCAACCCGAAAGTCATCGAGTTTAACTGCCGCTTCGGCGACCCGGAAACCCAGCCGATCATGATGCGTTTGCAGTCCGATCTGGTCGAGCTTTGCCTTGCAGCTTGCGACGGCAAACTTGATACGGTGAAATCGCAGTGGGATCCACGCCCGTCACTGGGTGTCGTGATGGCCGCAGGCGGCTATCCGGGCGATTACCGCACCGGTGATGTTATCCACGGCCTGCCGATTGAAGAGGTAGCCGATGGCGACGGCAAAGTGTTTCACGCCGGTACGACGCTGCGCGACGACGAGCGCGTCGTGACCAGCGGCGGTCGCGTCCTGTGCGTGACCGCGTTGGGTGACACGGTTGCGCAGGCGCAGGCGCGCGCTTACCGCTTAGCGGAAGACATTCACTGGGATGGCTGCTTCTGTCGCAAGGATATCGGCTATCGCGCTATTGCGCGCGAGCAGGCGAAATAA
- the purH gene encoding bifunctional phosphoribosylaminoimidazolecarboxamide formyltransferase/IMP cyclohydrolase, producing the protein MQQPRPVRRALLSVSDKAGIVDFARALSARGVELLSTGGTASLLAQAGLPVTEVSDYTGFPEMMDGRVKTLHPKVHGGILGRRGQDDDTMAQHAISPIDMVVVNLYPFAQTVARDGCTLEDAVENIDIGGPTMVRSAAKNHKDVAIVVKSSDYSAIINELDANNGSLTFDTRFDLAIKAFEHTAAYDSMIANYFGSLVPAYHGETTAPSGRFPRTLNLNFIKKQDMRYGENSHQHAAFYIEEEIKEASVATAQQVQGKALSYNNIADTDAALECVKEFSEPACVIVKHANPCGVAVSDSALEAYNRAYQTDPTSAFGGIIAFNRELDAETAQSIISRQFVEVIIAPSASEEALKITAAKQNVRVLVCGEWQARVPGLDFKRVNGGLLVQDRDLGMVTEGDLRVVTKRQPTEQELRDALFCWKVAKFVKSNAIVYARENMTIGIGAGQMSRVYSAKIAGIKAGDEGLEVKGSSMASDAFFPFRDGIDAAAAVGITCVIQPGGSIRDDEVIAAADEHGIAMIFTDMRHFRH; encoded by the coding sequence ATGCAACAACCTCGTCCTGTACGCCGCGCTCTGCTCAGCGTTTCTGACAAAGCCGGTATCGTCGACTTCGCGCGCGCTCTCTCTGCACGCGGCGTCGAACTCCTCTCAACCGGTGGTACGGCCAGCCTTCTGGCGCAGGCTGGTCTGCCGGTGACGGAAGTCTCCGACTACACCGGGTTTCCGGAGATGATGGACGGTCGCGTCAAAACGCTGCACCCGAAAGTGCACGGCGGCATTCTGGGACGCCGCGGTCAGGATGACGACACCATGGCGCAGCACGCTATCTCCCCGATTGATATGGTTGTGGTAAACCTTTATCCGTTCGCACAGACCGTTGCGCGTGACGGCTGCACGCTTGAAGACGCGGTGGAAAATATCGACATCGGCGGCCCGACCATGGTCCGCTCCGCCGCCAAGAACCATAAAGATGTGGCCATCGTCGTTAAGAGCAGCGACTACAGCGCCATCATTAACGAGCTGGACGCCAATAACGGCTCGCTGACCTTTGATACCCGTTTCGATCTCGCGATTAAAGCCTTCGAGCACACCGCCGCCTATGACAGCATGATTGCCAACTACTTCGGCAGCCTGGTGCCGGCCTATCACGGCGAAACGACAGCGCCTTCCGGCCGCTTCCCGCGCACGCTCAATCTGAACTTTATTAAGAAGCAGGATATGCGCTACGGCGAAAACAGCCATCAGCACGCTGCCTTCTATATAGAAGAAGAAATCAAGGAAGCTTCTGTCGCGACCGCACAACAGGTTCAGGGCAAAGCGCTTTCCTATAACAACATCGCTGATACCGACGCGGCGCTGGAGTGCGTGAAAGAATTCAGCGAACCGGCCTGCGTTATCGTGAAGCACGCCAACCCGTGCGGCGTGGCCGTCAGCGATTCTGCGCTTGAGGCTTATAACCGCGCATATCAAACCGACCCGACGTCCGCCTTTGGCGGCATCATCGCGTTTAACCGCGAGCTGGATGCCGAAACCGCGCAGTCGATCATCTCCCGCCAGTTCGTTGAGGTCATCATTGCCCCGTCCGCCAGTGAAGAAGCGCTGAAGATCACCGCCGCGAAGCAAAATGTCCGCGTGCTGGTTTGCGGCGAATGGCAGGCTCGCGTACCGGGTCTGGATTTCAAACGCGTCAATGGCGGCCTGCTGGTGCAGGATCGCGATCTTGGTATGGTGACCGAAGGCGATCTGCGCGTCGTGACCAAACGCCAGCCGACCGAACAGGAGCTGCGCGACGCCCTCTTCTGCTGGAAAGTAGCGAAATTTGTGAAATCCAACGCTATTGTTTATGCCCGCGAGAACATGACCATCGGTATCGGCGCCGGTCAGATGAGCCGCGTCTATTCCGCGAAAATCGCCGGAATTAAAGCCGGTGATGAAGGGCTGGAAGTGAAAGGCTCATCAATGGCCTCTGACGCGTTCTTCCCGTTCCGCGACGGCATTGACGCCGCGGCCGCCGTGGGCATCACCTGCGTTATTCAGCCGGGCGGTTCGATTCGCGACGATGAGGTTATCGCCGCTGCCGACGAGCACGGCATCGCCATGATCTTCACCGACATGCGCCATTTCCGCCATTAA
- a CDS encoding IS3 family transposase (programmed frameshift) — protein MKKRFSDEQIISILREAEAGVSARELCRKHAISDATFYTWRKKYGGMEVPEVKRLKSLEEENARLKKLLAEAMLDKEALQVALGRKLLTTGQKREAVEFMCDATGLSQRRACRLTGLSLSTCRYEAQRPAVDAHLSERIIELALERRRFGYRRIWQLLRREGLQVNHKRVYRLYHLSGLGVKRRRRRKGLATERLPLLRPEAPNLTWSMDFVMDALATGRRIKCLTCVDDFTKECLTITTAFGISGVQVTRILDSIALFRGYPATIRTDQGPEFTCRVLDQWAFEHGVELRLIQPGKPTQNGFIESFNGRFRDECLNEHWFSDIVHARKIINDWRQDYNECRPHSALNYQTPSEFAARWRNEKYEDKQTDITN, from the exons ATGAAGAAGCGTTTTTCCGACGAACAGATCATCAGTATCCTCCGCGAGGCTGAAGCCGGGGTTTCTGCCCGTGAGCTCTGCCGTAAGCACGCCATTTCCGACGCCACCTTTTACACCTGGCGCAAGAAGTATGGCGGTATGGAGGTGCCCGAGGTTAAGCGCCTGAAGTCGCTTGAGGAAGAGAACGCCAGACTCAAGAAGCTGCTTGCCGAAGCCATGCTGGATAAGGAGGCGCTTCAGGTGGCTCTGGGGCGAAAGT TACTGACGACAGGCCAGAAGCGGGAAGCCGTTGAGTTTATGTGTGATGCAACCGGTCTGTCGCAACGTCGAGCCTGCAGGCTTACAGGTTTGTCTCTGTCGACCTGCCGCTACGAGGCTCAGCGTCCGGCGGTTGATGCGCATTTATCAGAGCGCATTATTGAGCTGGCACTGGAGCGCAGGCGTTTTGGCTACCGCCGCATCTGGCAATTACTGCGCCGTGAAGGCCTTCAGGTTAATCACAAGCGCGTGTACCGTCTTTATCATCTCAGCGGGCTGGGCGTAAAACGCAGACGACGTCGTAAAGGACTGGCAACGGAACGTCTGCCGCTGCTCCGCCCGGAAGCGCCCAACCTGACCTGGTCGATGGATTTCGTCATGGACGCACTGGCCACCGGTCGCAGGATAAAGTGCCTGACCTGTGTGGACGACTTCACGAAGGAGTGCCTGACAATTACCACAGCATTCGGGATTTCAGGCGTTCAGGTCACGCGTATACTGGACAGCATTGCACTGTTTCGAGGCTATCCGGCGACAATAAGAACTGACCAGGGGCCGGAGTTTACCTGCCGCGTACTGGATCAATGGGCCTTTGAGCATGGTGTTGAGTTGCGCTTAATCCAGCCGGGCAAGCCAACGCAGAACGGATTTATTGAGAGCTTTAACGGACGATTTCGCGATGAATGTCTGAATGAGCACTGGTTCAGCGATATCGTTCACGCCAGGAAAATCATTAATGACTGGCGGCAGGATTATAACGAGTGTCGTCCACATTCGGCACTGAATTATCAGACGCCATCAGAGTTTGCAGCACGGTGGCGAAATGAAAAATATGAAGATAAACAAACCGACATTACTAACTGA